One window of Thermocoleostomius sinensis A174 genomic DNA carries:
- the psbA gene encoding photosystem II q(b) protein encodes MTTLIQQRGVRDRWKQFCDWVTSTENRLYIGWFGVLMIPLLGVSTCVFVIAFIAAPPVDIDGIREPIAGSLLYGNNIITAAVVPTSNAIGLHFYPIWEAASMDEWLYNGGPYQMIGAHYIPALCCYMGREWELSYRLGMRPWIAVAYSAPLAATASVFLIYPIGQGSFSDGLPMGISGTFNFMFVFQAEHNILMHPFHMLGVAGVFGGSLFCAMHGSLVTSSLVRETTESESQNLGYKFGQEEETYNLLAAHGYFGRLIFQYASFNNSRSLHFFLAAFPVICIWCTALGISTMAFNLNGFNFNQSVLDSQGRVINTWADVINRANLGFEVLHERNAHNFPLDLAGGEGIPVAMQAPSISS; translated from the coding sequence ATGACTACACTCATTCAACAACGCGGAGTCCGCGATCGGTGGAAGCAATTCTGTGATTGGGTCACTAGCACTGAAAATCGGTTATATATCGGTTGGTTTGGTGTTTTGATGATTCCCTTATTAGGAGTCTCCACCTGCGTGTTTGTAATTGCGTTTATTGCGGCTCCCCCCGTCGATATTGATGGAATTCGCGAACCAATCGCAGGCTCATTACTCTACGGCAATAATATCATCACGGCGGCTGTCGTCCCAACTTCCAATGCCATCGGCTTACATTTTTATCCAATTTGGGAAGCAGCAAGCATGGATGAATGGCTCTACAATGGCGGACCTTATCAGATGATTGGAGCCCACTATATTCCAGCCCTTTGTTGTTATATGGGGCGAGAATGGGAACTAAGTTATCGGTTAGGAATGCGCCCTTGGATTGCTGTCGCCTATAGTGCTCCATTAGCAGCAACGGCCTCTGTATTTTTGATTTATCCGATTGGTCAGGGCAGTTTCTCCGATGGACTACCAATGGGTATTAGCGGCACGTTCAATTTCATGTTTGTCTTCCAAGCCGAACACAATATCTTAATGCACCCGTTCCACATGTTAGGAGTTGCTGGAGTATTTGGAGGATCGCTATTCTGCGCGATGCATGGCAGTCTAGTTACGTCTAGCTTGGTACGAGAGACAACAGAGTCAGAATCGCAGAATTTAGGCTATAAATTTGGACAGGAGGAGGAAACCTATAATCTACTGGCTGCTCATGGCTATTTTGGCCGCTTAATTTTTCAGTATGCCAGCTTTAATAATTCACGATCGCTGCATTTCTTTTTGGCAGCGTTTCCAGTGATTTGTATTTGGTGCACAGCGTTGGGCATCAGTACGATGGCATTTAATTTAAATGGTTTCAACTTTAATCAATCTGTTTTGGATTCGCAAGGTCGAGTGATTAATACTTGGGCGGATGTCATTAATCGCGCAAATCTAGGCTTTGAGGTTCTGCATGAGCGCAATGCCCATAATTTCCCCTTAGATTTAGCTGGAGGAGAAGGCATTCCTGTAGCTATGCAAGCCCCCAGTATTTCTAGTTGA
- a CDS encoding response regulator, whose translation MTIKRILIIDDDADIREATQICLEITGEWDVLTASSGSEGLIKAAAEKPDAILLDIMMPGMDGLTTFQNLQDNPETQNIPIILLTAKAQSAEQRQFTRLKVAAVITKPYDPFSLSDQVAEALVEKL comes from the coding sequence ATGACCATCAAACGCATCTTGATCATTGATGATGACGCAGATATTCGAGAAGCGACCCAAATCTGTTTAGAAATCACAGGCGAATGGGACGTTCTAACAGCAAGTTCGGGTAGTGAAGGCCTAATCAAAGCGGCGGCAGAGAAGCCAGATGCTATCCTGTTAGACATTATGATGCCAGGGATGGATGGATTAACAACTTTTCAAAACTTACAGGATAATCCTGAAACTCAAAATATTCCAATTATTTTGCTGACTGCAAAGGCCCAATCAGCCGAACAGCGCCAGTTCACTCGATTAAAGGTGGCAGCAGTTATCACTAAACCCTATGATCCGTTCAGTTTATCCGATCAGGTTGCAGAAGCATTGGTTGAGAAGTTGTAG